The genome window GCCGCCATCCGCAGCCCGAGCGCGTCGCCGAGGCGGTCGGCGGGGCCGCGCGGAATCCGGTGGACCGGCTTGTCGGCGAGCAGCGGCTCCGCGACCGGCAGCGGCGGCGGCAGTCCGGCGTGGCGCGCGGCTTCGTCGGGCGAGGTGCCGAGGCGGTCGTCGAGGGTGCGCATCCAGGTGCGCGCGCCGATCTCGCGCAGCCGCGCGAGCGTCGCCGCGTCGATGCTTTCGCCGCCGAGGTTGCAGGCGGCGACGAACGCGAAGTCGGCGTCGAGGTCGGCCCAGGCGCGGTCGCGCGCGGCGCGCGCCGCCTCGGCGTCGGCCCCGGCGAGCAGCGCTTCGAGCCGCGCGATCTCGGCATCGCGCTTCAGCACCTCGAAGCGGGTGCGCACCTCGTGGATGCGGTCGTGGAGGGTTTCGAGCTTGGTCGCCTTGTCGACCACGTATTCGGGGGTCGTCACCTTGCCGCAGTCGTGCAGCCACGCCGCCACGTGCAGCGCCTCCCAACCCTTGTCGTCGAGGGCGTAACCGGCGAAGCGGCCGGTTTCGGCGTCGCAGGCGGCGCGCGCGATCATCTTGGCGATTTCCGGCACCCGCGCGCAGTGGCCGCCGGTGTAGGGGCTTTTGGCGTCGATGGCGCGGGCGAGGAGCTGCACCAGGGCCTCGAACATGTCGCGCTGCGCCTTCAGCAGTTCGCGGGCCTCGAGGGAACTGGTCGCCGCGCCCGCGAGCGCGCGGATGAACGCCACCTGGCTGTCGGCGAACGGCGCGTCGCGCAACAGCAGCAGCAGGCCGACGAGCTGGCCCTGGCGGTTCGCCAGCGGCACCGCCAGGGCGTGGCGCGGCGCGGCCGCCGGATCGAGGCCGAGGGCGGCGCAGGTGGCGTCGTCGAGGCGGTCGGCCTGGGGGGCGCCGGAGGCGACGGCGCGGTCGAGCGGCGCGCCCGCCGACCCGAGCGGCAGCGCCCGCTCCGTCGGTGCGTCGGGCGTGGCGGTGGCAGGGGCGAGGGTTTCGCCGTCGACGAGGTAGAGCACCCCGGCGTCCGCCTTGGCGATGCTGCGGGTTTCGCCCAGCAGGGTCGGCAGCAGGCGGTCGAAATCCGCCTCGGCGGCGACCACCGCGTTGATGTGGAGAAAATGGCGGATCGTGCGTTTCATCGCCGACACCGTCGCCGCGAGGTCGAACACCTCGCGCACCCGGGTGCGGATGCGCATCGGCCGGTCGAACGCGAAACGGCGGATCGCCTCGGTTTCGTGCGCCAGTTCGCGCAGCGGCTTCGAGACCATCCGCGCCGCGATCCATGCGGCGGGCAGGCTGAGCAGGACGATCGCGGCGGTGATCCAGGTGGTCTTGCGCCGCAGCGCGAACGCCTCGGCGAGGAGTTCGTCGTCGGGCACCGCCGCCACCAGCCGCAGGTTCGCGGGCTGGACCGGCAGCGCCAGGGTCTGCACCCGCCAGGTGCGCCCCGCCGCGCTCACGCGCCCGCCGCCCGCCGCGGCGGCCGCGGCGAGCACCGGCGACGCGGGCGGCGCGAGGGTGGGCGGGCCGCTCCGCCCCGGCCCGACGGCGTCGCCGGTGTCGGCGAGCACGCCGCCGTCGCCGTCGAGAAGCGCCAGTTCCGTGCCCGGCGTGATCTTCTGGGCGCGCAGGGTTTCGCGCAAAGCGACGAGAACGATGTCGGTGCCGAGCACCGCCCGGCCGTCCGGGGTGCGCGCGGCGAGCGTCACGCCGACCTCGCCCGAGGAAAAGAATCGGTAGGGCGCGGTGCGGATCGGCCGCTCGGCCGCCTGCGCGGCGCGGAACCAGTCGCGGCCGCGCGGGTCGAAGGCGGTGGCGTAGGCGTCGTCGTCGTCCTCCCGCAGCACCGCGAGATCGGGGCCGAGAAACACCCAGCGGCCGCGGCGTCCGGCCACCGTGGCGTCGATGCTCTGCACCAGGAAGGCCGCGCCTTCGGGCGCGCCGAAGCGGCGGCCGGTGCGCGGCAGCTTGCGCATCATGAAGAAGTCGCCGTCGGCGTAACCCGCGTAGAGGGCGCTCGCGGCGGGCGAGCGCGCCAGCGATTCGCGCAGGGCGGGCAGCAGCGCCATGCGTTCGGCGTGGGTGGTCGCGTGGGCGAGCGGCCCCCGCGTGGCGATGCCGATCGCCATTTCCGCCGGGGCAAGCACGGCCTCGATGCGGGCGGCGATATGCTGCGCGGCGCGGCGGCTGATCTCGTCGGCCGAGGCTTCGAGGAGATTGCGGGTGGTGAGGTAGCCGGTGCCGCCGATGAGCCCGCCGACCAGCAGGATCAGCGTCAGGAACAGCGTCGAGATGTGGACGTGCAGGGGAAAACGCAAACGCACCGCGACCTCCCGCCCAATGACCTTATCAATAATAGTGCAAATAATGCTTCGGGAACGAAGTGACAGAGGTCGCAGGCGCGCCGAATTCGCGGCGCGGCCGATATTGCCACCGAGGCAATATAGGCCGTCGCCGCCTTTCGCCGATCCGCTATCATCGCCCTCCCGCAACCCGGAGATTCGAATCGTGCCCGCCGAAACCTGCTGTACCGCCCGCGCCGTCGACCGCCCGGAATGGCGGCGCGCCGTCCGCGATACCCTGCCGATGCTGCTGGGGTTCGTGCCGATCGCGCTGGTGCTGGGGGCGCAGGCGGCGCAGAAGGGACTGAGCGCGCCGGAGCTGATGCTGATGACCGGCTTCAACTTCGCGGGCGGGTCCGAGTTCGTCGCCATCGACCTGTGGAGCGCGCCGCCGCCGGCGCTCCTGATCGTCGCGATGACGCTGCTGGTCAATTCCCGCCACGTGCTGATGGGGGCGGCGCTCGCGCCGTTCCTCGCGCACCTGCCGCTGCCGCGCGCGCTGGCGGCGTTGTTCCTGATGTGCGACGAGTCCTG of uncultured Alphaproteobacteria bacterium contains these proteins:
- a CDS encoding Metal dependent phosphohydrolase, with product MRLRFPLHVHISTLFLTLILLVGGLIGGTGYLTTRNLLEASADEISRRAAQHIAARIEAVLAPAEMAIGIATRGPLAHATTHAERMALLPALRESLARSPAASALYAGYADGDFFMMRKLPRTGRRFGAPEGAAFLVQSIDATVAGRRGRWVFLGPDLAVLREDDDDAYATAFDPRGRDWFRAAQAAERPIRTAPYRFFSSGEVGVTLAARTPDGRAVLGTDIVLVALRETLRAQKITPGTELALLDGDGGVLADTGDAVGPGRSGPPTLAPPASPVLAAAAAAGGGRVSAAGRTWRVQTLALPVQPANLRLVAAVPDDELLAEAFALRRKTTWITAAIVLLSLPAAWIAARMVSKPLRELAHETEAIRRFAFDRPMRIRTRVREVFDLAATVSAMKRTIRHFLHINAVVAAEADFDRLLPTLLGETRSIAKADAGVLYLVDGETLAPATATPDAPTERALPLGSAGAPLDRAVASGAPQADRLDDATCAALGLDPAAAPRHALAVPLANRQGQLVGLLLLLRDAPFADSQVAFIRALAGAATSSLEARELLKAQRDMFEALVQLLARAIDAKSPYTGGHCARVPEIAKMIARAACDAETGRFAGYALDDKGWEALHVAAWLHDCGKVTTPEYVVDKATKLETLHDRIHEVRTRFEVLKRDAEIARLEALLAGADAEAARAARDRAWADLDADFAFVAACNLGGESIDAATLARLREIGARTWMRTLDDRLGTSPDEAARHAGLPPPLPVAEPLLADKPVHRIPRGPADRLGDALGLRMAAPELLYDRGELHNLAVARGTLTAEERHKINDHIVQTIALLGSIPYPRHLRTVPEIAGGHHEKIDGSGYPRGLTGAEMSLEARMLAIADVFEALTAADRPYKSGKPLSEAVAILARMVRDGELDADVFELFVDSGVYADYARAHLAPAQIDAIDRDDCRDAIAAARAAEARIG
- a CDS encoding AzlC family protein codes for the protein MPAETCCTARAVDRPEWRRAVRDTLPMLLGFVPIALVLGAQAAQKGLSAPELMLMTGFNFAGGSEFVAIDLWSAPPPALLIVAMTLLVNSRHVLMGAALAPFLAHLPLPRALAALFLMCDESWALGIARSRVRRDAGRTPAFAPSYYFVSALMLWSTWVAFTGLGAAIGPWVGDIRPWGFDMAFAAIFLVLMRGMWSGIRAARPWLVSLVAAGATYLLAPGGWYVLVGAVAGVASAWVWGGRE